A window from Gossypium raimondii isolate GPD5lz chromosome 7, ASM2569854v1, whole genome shotgun sequence encodes these proteins:
- the LOC105794447 gene encoding uncharacterized protein LOC105794447, protein MPMDRTLQSESMRSPTVLSIECIKGSSKADEWTADMLQTGDIVEEIRIGSGSALSYKAPFKGGKSGVQKILHTSYRNKETSILVRIRRASDEFAQLQACIVPNETGGKKQYMLRSIADPNYTVGFSDRSESECFELQVSRNTRIVSELSRTRLQDGYVWYPWQRRMQEVLSVPNSCCFLSILLLPKASDRVASRYNDLEDTLARADAWLLASQASGVPILFINIQTESLLTKISGETASATVNAGSLSDLANLGNATLYGFEDYHGVDIGVVRAVRLWYTPLAREIAVEIKLKEDDTKLGFAISRTEEGFIYISSVIDDEDLPSTRSGLSTLYKESMCASRLLVVSRLSNQKVLPWMVSSTGAVRCFDTVSLSQKLSLHRHAKVPILMHVFSWDPSLVSRGFGSARLRVPSTSVLPLTSEVRLAHHPNSNQILPLPPDEPSESVVTREQQQQPDRRLQRDTAGETSFRFHDFSLPNNWV, encoded by the exons ATGCCCATGGACCGAACCCTACAATCAGAGAGCATGAGATCGCCGACTGTACTATCAATAGAATGTATAAAAGGGAGCTCCAAAGCTGACGAATGGACCGCAGACATGCTCCAGACGGGGGATATTGTGGAGGAGATTCGAATTGGATCCGGCTCTGCTCTCTCCTATAAGGCACCTTTTAAAGGCGGCAAGAGCGGAGTCCAGAAGATCCTTCACACCTCCTATAGGAACAAGGAGACCTCGATCCTCGTCCGGATCAGGCGAGCCAGCGACGAGTTCGCTCAGTTACAGGCATGTATCGTGCCTAACGAGACTGGCGGGAAAAAGCAATATATGTTAAGGTCTATAGCGGATCCCAATTACACTGTCGGGTTCTCGGATCGCTCCGAGTCCGAGTGCTTCGAGTTGCAAG TTTCAAGGAACACAAGGATTGTGAGTGAACTATCGAGGACAAGGCTCCAGGATGGATATGTATGGTATCCGTGGCAGAGGAGGATGCAAGAGGTGCTATCAGTTCCAAATTCATGctgttttctttctattttgctCCTTCCAAAAGCTTCAGATCGAGTGGCCTCCCGATACAATGACTTGGAGGATACCCTTGCTCGTGCTGATGCTTGGCTCCTTGCATCTCAGGCCTCCGGGGTTCCCATTCTTTTCATCAATATTCAGACTGAATCCCTGCTTACTAAG ATCTCTGGAGAGACAGCCTCGGCCACTGTAAATGCGGGGTCCTTATCTGATTTAGCAAACCTAGGCAATGCAACCCTATACGGTTTTGAGGACTACCATGGGGTGGACATTGGAGTTGTTCGAGCAGTTCGCCTATGGTACACCCCGCTTGCAAGAGAAATCGCAGTTGAGATCAAACTAAAAGAAGATGACACGAAACTTGGATTCGCCATTAGCCGCACTGAAGAG GGATTCATCTATATATCATCTgtgattgatgatgaagatttGCCTTCAACGAGATCAGGACTCAGCACTCTGTACAAAGAATCAATGTGTGCATCTAGGCTGCTGGTTGTCTCAAGATTATCAAATCAAAAGGTTCTTCCATGGATGGTTTCATCGACTGGAGCGGTTCGATGCTTTGATACAGTTTCCCTAAGTCAGAAACTGTCACTACACCGGCATGCCAAGGTGCCAATTCTTATGCATGTCTTCTCCTGGGATCCATCATTAGTTTCCCGTGGCTTTGGTAGTGCCAGGCTTCGTGTTCCTTCTACCTCAGTGCTGCCATTGACAAGTGAAGTTAGATTAGCCCACCATCCTAATAGTAATCAAATACTGCCTCTACCTCCTGATGAACCGAGTGAAAGCGTAGTCACAAGAGAGCAGCAGCAGCAACCTGATCGCAGGCTACAGCGAGACACTGCTGGGGAGACCTCCTTTAGATTTCATGATTTTTCCCTTCCAAACAACTGGGTATGA